GGCAAAACCCATCGAAATGGATCGTCTGCTTGAAGTGTTGGAAAAATGGATGGATCAAAAATCCAACTAATCAAATAAAAGACCACTCTCTTGTGATAAAGAGTGGTCTTGTTTTTTACAGTGCAACGCCAAATTTATTTAGGTAACCCATAATAAAGATAAAGAGAATGACAAAAGGTAAAATCCAAGTTACATAAAAACGGATACCTTTTGGAAATTTTAAGCCGTTGCCGGTATTGGCCTCATTAATAAAAGCGTCCCAGCCCCAGCCTTTCTTAGATACACAGAACAGCAGATAAATAAGAGAGCCCAGCGGCAGAAGATTATTACTGACGATAAAGTCCTCAAGATCGAGAATACCGGTACCCTGGCCCAGCGGCTGAAAGCCTGAAAGTACATTAAAGCCCAGAATACAAGGCATGGACAAAAGGATAATGGCAACCAGGTTAATCAAAACGGATTTTTTTCGGCTAAAACCCCAGCGGTCAATGGCGAATGAAATAATGTTTTCAAACACAGCGATAACGGTTGACAGTGCGGCAAAGCTCATGAACACAAAGAACAGAGCACCCCAGACCTGGCCCATGGGCATTTCGTTAAAAATGTTGGGAAGTGTCACAAAAATAAGGGCAGGGCCTTCGTTAGGCGCAACGTTAAAAGCAAAACAGGCTGGAAAAATAATCAACCCGGACATAATGGCGACAGCCGTATCAAGCAGTGTGACACGGAGGGCTTCGCCGCCCAGTGTGTGGTCTTTTCCGATATAGCTTCCAAATATTGCCAATGCGCCGATTCCAAGGGACAGGGTAAAAAACGCCTGGCCCATAGCCGCAAAAATCGCTTCACCTAAAATCATATTTCCCTGAGCGTCATACATCAGATTATTGAAATCCGGCATCAGATAAAATTTCAGGCCTTCTGCCCCTCCTTCCAGTGTGACCGCACGTCCAACCAGAATGATCATGACTGCCAACAGGCAAATCATCATAACCTTTGTGATCTTTTCAACCCCGTTTTGAAGCCCTCGGGAGCAAACCCCCATACAGATCAGTACTACGATAATCATAAAAACGGTCATCAGGACAGGCTGCCCCATCAGGTTCCCGAATTCTGCAGAAACACCATCGGCGTTTAAGCCGACAAAATCGCCCTTGGCCATTTTAATGAAGTAAAGCAGCAGCCAACCGGCAATGGTGGTGTAAAACATCATCAGCAGATAATTTCCCGCGATACCAAAAAAGCTGTATAGATGCCATTTTGTCCCCTTTGGTTCTAATTCATCAAAAGAACGGGCAATACTTTTCTGGCTGGCACGGCCGACAGAAAATTCCATGACCATGATCGGCAGCCCCATGATGATTAAAAACAATAAATACAGTAAAACAAAAGCAGCGCCGCCGTATTTTCCAACAATATATGGAAAGCGCCAGACATTTCCCAAGCCGATGGCACAGCCTGCCGAAATCAGCAGAAAGCCCAAGCGAGATGAGAAGGTTTCTCTTTTTTGCACAATACATACCTCCTTTGCAAAAGTTTTCTTTTTAAATAAGTCCAACTTTTAAATTATATCAGATAAACTTTAGAGGGTCAATGGATGACTAGGAAGTGCGTGAAACTGCCATAAGAGTCAGTCTCTTTATTATAGGCAGAATAAATAAATAGAAACCCCTTCGGCAGACCCGAAGGGGTATATATTAACTCAGTATTAATTAAAATCTGTTTAAGCAATGAGTGGAATTCCGGAAGCAACAGCTTTAGCCAGGTAAGCGTGTTTATTGAGACGGCGCCAGGTGATACCGTTAAAGCCAGCTCCGCCAAGCATTTGCCAGATTTCTTTTTCAGAATACATGCGGATTTCTGTAACTTCATTGATAGGCTTACAGAAATTGTTGAGATAGCGCAGTGTAGCACCAAGATAGGTGTCACAGATAACCAGGATTCCCTTTGGTTTAAGTACCCGGTGTACTTCCTTTAAAACATTGTCTGGGTAGGGGTAGTGGTGAAAAGTTGAGGTGCTGACCACAACGTCAAACTGATTATCTTCATAAGGGAGACACTGTGCGTTCCCAAATTTGAAAGATACATTTTTGCCTTCCAGACGTTCTTTTGCGCCATTCAGACGGTCCAGAGAATAGTCGAAGCCGCAGGCTTCCATGTCCGGAAAGGTTTCAAAAAGCTGCTCAAGCATTTTTCCGCCGCCGCAGTCAAGGTCAAGCAACGTTTTAAATTCGTGCCCTTCGAGGGATTCCACAACTTCCTGACGACAGTCATGGGAATACTGCTTAAACTCACTGGTATTAAACATTGCCGCTAAAACGTCTCTACTAATAACAGATTTTTTTTCTGATTTTTCCTTGGTACTCATAATAATACTTCCTTTCGGCTTCCTGTGCCTACAGTGTAGCACTTTTCAAATCAAAAATAAACCTTAAAATTCACTTTAATTTAAAAATACTGTATACATAAAATGCATGAAAAGAAAATTTGAAAACTTGCAAAAATGCCATTTTTACAGGTCTTTTTAGCAATTAAAATGGAATTTAATTTAAAAATAATTCTTTCAAGATGAATGTAAAAAAGTGCATTTGTTGAAATAATTTGTGCTGACCCGATAAAGTGCCAAAGTGGTCGAAATGAAGTGATTTTTAATAAATCTTAAAAAAATCTTAAGCAATAAAAAAGACCGCAAAAGCGGTCATCTTAAATCGGATAATAGGTATTCAAAAAGTCTTCACGCTGCTTCCAGTCCGGCATCAGATTGCCGAGGGCAGAGTTAAAGCCAAAGTCATGACTGGGATATTTAAAATGAATCATCTCATGCAATGCAATATACTCGATACAAGGAACAGGAACCTTGATGAGTTCCAGATTTAAGATCAGAATTTTGCTTTTGGGAGAACAGGAACCCCATCGGTCCAGCATGCGGTAGATTCTGAGCTGCGGCATCTGAAGGCAGTATTTCGCTGCCTTTACAATGGCTTCGGCCAGAATGGGCACAAAAACCTCGCGGGCCTGTTCGCGGTACCACATATCCAGTGCCAGCTCTTTTTGCTTGCGGTTGCCCGGATCGATAACCTCCATAATCATATTTTCGCCCTGTATACGTACGCTGGGCTCTGCGGTTGTCTGCATAACAGAGAGGGTGTAGAAATGCCCTAAGTATTTATGTCGTTCGCCGGTTTCGTAGCGATATACTTTATTGTGCTCCGGCGTAATTTTTTGTCCTTTAAACATAATGCTACCTCCAAATCTTTATTTATTATACACGTTTTCAGCAGTATGGGGTTAATAAATAGTTGGCGGGAAAAGGGAATAATTTGTGGATATAAAAATTTATCTTAACTTATGAAATTTATATTCATATTTCGATTTGCGGGAACTCTCATAAATGGTATAATAATAACATTGTCTGTTTAGGACAAAATTACGACGCTCATAACAAAGGAGAGAAAACAATGGAAACCAAACTCAGTGTTACGTTAATCGAGCATACCCCCGAACCGGAAAAGCTTGTGGCTGCTGCTGCTAAACTCTGTTATTCGCATGCTGGTGCTGCGGAAATCATGGAGGATCTGACACCGGAAAATGTAAATAAATTTTTAAACCGTTTAATGGACATGGGACATGCTTCCCCCATTGAACATGCCAGTTTTACCTTTGCGATTGAAGGTGTGAGCCGTGCCCTGACTCACCAGCTGGTACGACACCGGATGGCAAGCTTTAGCCAGAAATCCCAGCGCTATGTTACGGAGGGGCAGTTTAATTACGTTGTACCTTACGAAATTGCAAACATTCCAGAGGCGAAAGAAGAGTATATCCGAGCCATGGAAAATGCCCAGCATTCCTATGATGTGATTGCTGAAAAACTCATTCAAAAGCATAAGCAGGAATTGATGGCAGAAGGAAAATCTGAAAAGCAGGCTGCAAATATGGCAGAAAAACAGGGAATCGAGGATGCCCGTTTTGTATTGCCAAATGCCTGTGAAACAAAAATTGTGGTCACTATGAATGTCCGTGAGCTGCTGCATTTCTTTAATCAGCGTTGCTGCATGCGTGCACAGTGGGAAATCCGAGCCTGTGCCATTGCCATGCTGGTGGAATGCCGCAAGGTTGCACCGATCTTATTTAAAAATGCTGGTCCACGCTGTGTGGAAGGCCCTTGCCCCGAAGGTGCAATGAGCTGTGGCAAGATCAATGAAGTTCGAGAAACCTTTAAAGCTTTATAAAGGACAGGTGTGTATAAAAATTTAAAAAGGTTGGAAAAAGTATGAATGACATTCAAAATCCATTAAAGCTGAACATTATTTTATCTCTGATCGCATCGGTTTTGGGCGTTCTGGTGGTCTTTGTACCTGGTATGATGGCGGATATCGGCCCATACCAGTTCTATTGCAATTATTTTGGAATTATCCTGATTGTCGGAGGCATTCTCTTTGCGCTGTTTTATTTCAAACGCTACAAGGCATTTGAAAACTTTATAAAGAGCGATGAAGAAAAAATCTGTTGGGAGTACGATGATGCTTTATATGAAAGCTTTATTGGCGAGCTCAATGAAATCCAGAAAAAAGCCAGTAAAAAGAAATTTTTTATTCTTCTGGCGGTTATCGTTGTTTTATCAGTTGTCCTGTTCTTCCTGTTGAGTGAGGAAAGCAAGATGCTGGCTGTAGCTTTTGGGGTGTTCTTTGCAGTCACTGCGGTAATATTTGTGCTTATTGCGCCAAACTCTTTCCGCTTGAGAGCGACAAATAAACCCTATTGCTCCATTATCGGTGTGGATCAAGCTTATATGATGGGCCGTTATCATTCCTGGAAACGTGCAAGAGCCAAGGTTAAGGAGCATGACAATGGACATCATGTTTACCGTGTGTTGGCTATCAATTATGAAGCCATGACAGTCAATGGTAAGCTTTTTAGAGAATGGAACGCTCTGTTGCCCAATGAAAACTCTGAAACCATTCAGATCGCCAAGGGGCTGGCCAATAAAATAAATCGCCGTACTAAGGAATTCGAGGGTAAAGGTAAAAAGAAAGACATCTTAGAGCGTCTTTTTGATAAAATGCTCGGCCGTTCAGATGATGACAAGGATGATAAAAAAAGTAAGAAAAAAGAGTCTTGATGAAAAAATCTTAAACATTCCGGTAAATTTACCGGAATGTTTTTTTGTTTGAAATGCTTAGGATACGCAAGTTTTGTTGAATAAAAATATTCCATACCGTTTTCTGTGGTAGACATAAGTATATCCATATGGTATAATAAACCATACCCCCAAAGTAGAAGGTTTTAAGGATATAAAATGAAGCGTCAAATTTTTAAAAAAAGCTCACCCAAAGAGCAGAAAAACAATCTTTTTTATTTCACACTTCTGCGAATTTTAATTTTGGTATTTGTGGCGATGCTGATTGGATCCATGATTTTAACGTATTTTTTCAACTTGGATACTTATCGAAATAATCTCAGGCACCAAACAGAAACCGCAGAAGAGATGCTAGCAGATACCATTGACCACCTGGGCGATGAAACCCTTTATCTCAGCAATAGTACCAGTATCAGTACACTGCTGGAAGGTGGGGACGGTATCGCTGATGGAGGAGATAAAGAAAAGGAAGCAATCCATGTGGTCGAAGAGGCTGTGAAGCTGATGCCGAATTATGTTGGTATGCGCATTCTGGGAAAAGATAATCAGATTTATCTTAAGAATACAGTGCTTCAAGTCATTGATGGACTGGAGAGCAGTATAATGGATAATACACCGGATTATTTTCAGGGTGATCCATACCGGGTAGATTTTACCACATATAAAGATGAAGCGGTGGTAGAGGTGTGCGCGCCGGTCTGGTCTGCCGGCGGCGAGTACCTTGGCTGTATCAGTTTATATTATGACAATGATTTTATAAGTCTGCCCGATAATGAAAATGAACGGAGTACAATTCTGTTCGACAGTGACAGCTGGATGCCGGTGGCAACAAAAGGAGATCTCAGTCTTGGTGATGCCAATGACGAAGTGGTCAATTGTTCTGGACTTTTGGAAGGGATGATCGAAACAGAAAATACACGCGATTCTTTTACTTATGTCGATTCGGATGGGCAAAGGATGATGGGCTTTGTGGCCAGGGATGCGCAATACCCCATGGCTCTTATGACCTCTGTAAGCAGCCGTGCGATTTTTCAGACTGTTCTGAAGTACTCGGCCTATCAAATTGTTTTGACCATCATTTTACTAATTGTTTTTGGCCTTGTGCTTTACTATTTTTACAGTCGGATGAAACGTCCGGTTCGGGAAATGAACGAACGATGCGAGCGTATGTCTGAAGGAGAGGAAGGACTCGATTTTGGACATTATAACGATGAAGACTTAAATGTCCTGTCTGATACCCTGCTAAGCTATTGTAAAAAACTTGAAAAGGCTGCGTTTGTAGACTTTCATCTGAACTTGGCTAATTTTTCAAAAGGATATCAGGATATTTTTCGATTCATTCAAAAAAAGGAACCTTTTACAGTCTATATGCTTGACGTGGCGAATTTTGGAAAATACAATCGGATTTTTTCGATTGAGACGGGTAATGAGATTCTTTTATGTATCAGCAGTGGTCTTCAAAAGATTTTTGGCGATCAGATATACCATGTCTACGGCGACCGGTTTATGGGCATAAATGCTATGCAGGATGGTGACGATGGGATTCAGCTGGAGCTGCAAAAGCTGATGGATTCAGAGATAGCCGTTGGAGCCGCCAGCTTTCAGCTTAAATATAAGGTTGGTATCTGCCGCTATCCTGAACATGGTGACAATGCCAAAGATTTGGTGATGAAGCTTTGGCAGACGTTGAATTTTGCGAAAAAGTACAGCGAGGAAAGTGTCGTCATCTATAATCAGACGGTGCTCAACGATGTGAATCGTGAGAATAAAATACTTGAGCTGTTAAACAGACAGATCGAGCTCCAGGATTTTGACGTCTGGTATCAGCCGGTTTATGATTACAGGAAGAAACGTTATACCACCGCAGAGGCCCTGATGCGGCTCCAGGATGAAAATGGCCAATATATTCCACCTTACGAGGCCATACGGGTGGCTGAAAAGAATAATCTGATAACAGAGGTCGGAGAACTGGTGTTAACAAAGGCCTGTCAAACCATGAAGTTTTTGTCAAACCAAGGCACAAGCATTGAAAACATTACCGTCAACTTGTCGGTACAGCAGCTAGTGGATCAGAATTATGGGAAGAAAACGCTGAATATTATTCATGAATCTGGTATTACGCCAGACCAGATTTGTGTGGAAATTACAGAAGCCCTGTTATTGCAGTCTTTCCCGGCTGCCATTGACGTTTTGAACCAGATGCACGCAGCTGGAATTCGTATTGTTATGGACAATTTTGGATCAGGTGAAGGCAGTATTTCCTATTTTTCTCAGGTTCCCTTTGCTCTGGTTAAGCTGGATCATCGTTTAGTGCAGCAGGTACAGCAGAATCAAGAACAGTTTGAGTTTGTCCGAAAAATGGTTGAGATGATCAAGATCAAAGAGGTTAAGGTCGTTGCCGAAAGGGTCGAAACCGAAGAAGACCTGAACTGGATGATTCGCTGCGGAGCAGATTATGTTCAGGGTTACTACTATTCCAAACCTCTTGAAGAAAAGGCCTTTTGGGAGCTGGTTAAAAAGAAAAGTTAAGTAAAATATAAAGGAGGTATCGCGTTTCGCGATGCCTCCTTTGATTTATACCAGGTCGATTTTATCCAAAATACCAGACAAGTGGGCAATGGTGACTCCGTAGTTACACATGGGTACGCCCTGGCTCCTGGCTCGTTCGACTCGGGAGAGCACATGCTTGCGGTTAAACATACAGCCGCCACAGTGAATCACCAGGTCATATGGCGTCAGGTCCTGAGGGAAATCATTTCCGGCTACGATGTCTATGTTCAGCCCTTTTCCGACACGCTTCCTGAGCATATTCGGGATTTTTTCGCGGCCGATATCCTCTTCGAGAGGTGCATGAGTACAGGCCTCCGCAATAAGAATCCGGGAGCTCTCGGTCAAATGGTCAAGGGCTCTGGCGCCTGAAACAAAGTAATCCAGGTCTCCTTTGTAGGCGGCAAATAGCACTGAAAAAGAAGTGAGCTTGCTTTCAAGGGGTTTTTTATCATAAACGGTTTTAAAGACTTGGGAATCGGTGATGATGAGCTTTGGCGGGGCTGTCAGGCAGGCGATGGCTTCAGCAAAACGGTCGGCAGTGGCACTGTGGACAATACACTTTTTATCCAAAAGCTCGCGGATAGTCTGTACCTGTGGCAGGATAAGCCGTCCCTTAGGCGCCTGAGTATCCTGCGGCATGACCAGCATAACCAGATCGCCGTCTGCGCAAAGGCTGCCGGTAATGCTCTCGGCCTCATAATCCTTGGGAAGTGAGCGGATCAACGCTTCTCTTATACGATCCATTCCCTCCCTTGTTTTTGCGCTGACAATCAGAGGTGGCACTCCAAGTTGGGTTTTGATTTCACAGACAAGCGGTTCAATATCTGTTAGAATATCGGATTTGTTAATGATGGGGATAACAGGTGTATTTCGTTTTTTAAAGGCATCAATCCAGTCATATTCTTCTTCAGTATGGGTATCGCCCCAGACTACAAGGGCAATATCGGTTTTATCCATGGCCTTGCGAGTCTGTCCAACGCGCATTTCGCCAAGCTCGCCGACGTCGTCAAAGCCGGCAGTGTCGATGAACATACAGGGCCCAATACCATGGATCTCCATATATTTGTAAACGGGGTCAGCGGTGGTACCGGCCACGTCCGATACCAGCGCG
The DNA window shown above is from Eubacterium limosum and carries:
- a CDS encoding sodium-dependent transporter; translation: MQKRETFSSRLGFLLISAGCAIGLGNVWRFPYIVGKYGGAAFVLLYLLFLIIMGLPIMVMEFSVGRASQKSIARSFDELEPKGTKWHLYSFFGIAGNYLLMMFYTTIAGWLLLYFIKMAKGDFVGLNADGVSAEFGNLMGQPVLMTVFMIIVVLICMGVCSRGLQNGVEKITKVMMICLLAVMIILVGRAVTLEGGAEGLKFYLMPDFNNLMYDAQGNMILGEAIFAAMGQAFFTLSLGIGALAIFGSYIGKDHTLGGEALRVTLLDTAVAIMSGLIIFPACFAFNVAPNEGPALIFVTLPNIFNEMPMGQVWGALFFVFMSFAALSTVIAVFENIISFAIDRWGFSRKKSVLINLVAIILLSMPCILGFNVLSGFQPLGQGTGILDLEDFIVSNNLLPLGSLIYLLFCVSKKGWGWDAFINEANTGNGLKFPKGIRFYVTWILPFVILFIFIMGYLNKFGVAL
- a CDS encoding class I SAM-dependent methyltransferase; this translates as MSTKEKSEKKSVISRDVLAAMFNTSEFKQYSHDCRQEVVESLEGHEFKTLLDLDCGGGKMLEQLFETFPDMEACGFDYSLDRLNGAKERLEGKNVSFKFGNAQCLPYEDNQFDVVVSTSTFHHYPYPDNVLKEVHRVLKPKGILVICDTYLGATLRYLNNFCKPINEVTEIRMYSEKEIWQMLGGAGFNGITWRRLNKHAYLAKAVASGIPLIA
- a CDS encoding M48 family metallopeptidase, translating into MFKGQKITPEHNKVYRYETGERHKYLGHFYTLSVMQTTAEPSVRIQGENMIMEVIDPGNRKQKELALDMWYREQAREVFVPILAEAIVKAAKYCLQMPQLRIYRMLDRWGSCSPKSKILILNLELIKVPVPCIEYIALHEMIHFKYPSHDFGFNSALGNLMPDWKQREDFLNTYYPI
- the thyX gene encoding FAD-dependent thymidylate synthase, which produces METKLSVTLIEHTPEPEKLVAAAAKLCYSHAGAAEIMEDLTPENVNKFLNRLMDMGHASPIEHASFTFAIEGVSRALTHQLVRHRMASFSQKSQRYVTEGQFNYVVPYEIANIPEAKEEYIRAMENAQHSYDVIAEKLIQKHKQELMAEGKSEKQAANMAEKQGIEDARFVLPNACETKIVVTMNVRELLHFFNQRCCMRAQWEIRACAIAMLVECRKVAPILFKNAGPRCVEGPCPEGAMSCGKINEVRETFKAL
- a CDS encoding EAL domain-containing protein, with product MLADTIDHLGDETLYLSNSTSISTLLEGGDGIADGGDKEKEAIHVVEEAVKLMPNYVGMRILGKDNQIYLKNTVLQVIDGLESSIMDNTPDYFQGDPYRVDFTTYKDEAVVEVCAPVWSAGGEYLGCISLYYDNDFISLPDNENERSTILFDSDSWMPVATKGDLSLGDANDEVVNCSGLLEGMIETENTRDSFTYVDSDGQRMMGFVARDAQYPMALMTSVSSRAIFQTVLKYSAYQIVLTIILLIVFGLVLYYFYSRMKRPVREMNERCERMSEGEEGLDFGHYNDEDLNVLSDTLLSYCKKLEKAAFVDFHLNLANFSKGYQDIFRFIQKKEPFTVYMLDVANFGKYNRIFSIETGNEILLCISSGLQKIFGDQIYHVYGDRFMGINAMQDGDDGIQLELQKLMDSEIAVGAASFQLKYKVGICRYPEHGDNAKDLVMKLWQTLNFAKKYSEESVVIYNQTVLNDVNRENKILELLNRQIELQDFDVWYQPVYDYRKKRYTTAEALMRLQDENGQYIPPYEAIRVAEKNNLITEVGELVLTKACQTMKFLSNQGTSIENITVNLSVQQLVDQNYGKKTLNIIHESGITPDQICVEITEALLLQSFPAAIDVLNQMHAAGIRIVMDNFGSGEGSISYFSQVPFALVKLDHRLVQQVQQNQEQFEFVRKMVEMIKIKEVKVVAERVETEEDLNWMIRCGADYVQGYYYSKPLEEKAFWELVKKKS
- the hydF gene encoding [FeFe] hydrogenase H-cluster maturation GTPase HydF → MSLTSTPRSNRLHIGIYGKRNSGKSSLINALTGQKIALVSDVAGTTADPVYKYMEIHGIGPCMFIDTAGFDDVGELGEMRVGQTRKAMDKTDIALVVWGDTHTEEEYDWIDAFKKRNTPVIPIINKSDILTDIEPLVCEIKTQLGVPPLIVSAKTREGMDRIREALIRSLPKDYEAESITGSLCADGDLVMLVMPQDTQAPKGRLILPQVQTIRELLDKKCIVHSATADRFAEAIACLTAPPKLIITDSQVFKTVYDKKPLESKLTSFSVLFAAYKGDLDYFVSGARALDHLTESSRILIAEACTHAPLEEDIGREKIPNMLRKRVGKGLNIDIVAGNDFPQDLTPYDLVIHCGGCMFNRKHVLSRVERARSQGVPMCNYGVTIAHLSGILDKIDLV